Part of the Paenibacillus terrae HPL-003 genome is shown below.
CACAAACAAAGGCTTTAATTCAAGATCAAATTACGTTTTTTGGGGCAGGCTCGATGGCTGAGGCTATTATCCACGGGATGACGGCCCGTTCCGTTGTCAAACGTGGCGGTATTACAGTCATCAACCGCAGCAATCAGGCACGCCTGAAGGAACTTCATCAGCAATATGGGGTGCTGTTCCAAACCGAGGATGCCGCCAAAATCGAGCTGCTGCGCCGCTCTCCCGTGATTGTGCTTGCCATGAAGCCCAAGGATGCTGCACAAGCCCTTGAACAGCTCGGTCCGCTCCTGTCAGATGGGCAGTTGATCATTTCGGTGATCGCCGGACTATCCATTCGTACGATGCAGACGTTGCTTGGCCGCAAGCAGCCCATCGCCCGGACGATGCCGAACACATCCAGCTCGATTGGACTGGGAGCCACAGGCATCAGCTTTTCCAAGGAGATTAGTGAAGACCAGCGTAAAAACGTACTTACGATATTCGAATCTGTAGGTACGGTAACGGTTATAGAAGAAGAGAAAATGGATGTTTTGACCGGGATTTCCGGAAGTGGGCCTGCCTATGTCTACTACTTGATGGAAGCCATGATTGCCGGGGGAATCCGTGGTGGCTTGACTCCTGAGCAGGCACACGAGCTGACAGTGCAAACCGCGCTTGGAGCAGCACGCATGGTACAACAAACCGGCGAGGAGCCTTCTGCCCTGCGCCACAAAATCATGTCACCCAATGGCTCGACGGTAGCCGCGTTGGAAACGCTGGACAAAGGCGAT
Proteins encoded:
- the proC gene encoding pyrroline-5-carboxylate reductase → MCESQTKALIQDQITFFGAGSMAEAIIHGMTARSVVKRGGITVINRSNQARLKELHQQYGVLFQTEDAAKIELLRRSPVIVLAMKPKDAAQALEQLGPLLSDGQLIISVIAGLSIRTMQTLLGRKQPIARTMPNTSSSIGLGATGISFSKEISEDQRKNVLTIFESVGTVTVIEEEKMDVLTGISGSGPAYVYYLMEAMIAGGIRGGLTPEQAHELTVQTALGAARMVQQTGEEPSALRHKIMSPNGSTVAALETLDKGDFYETVIAAVQRCAERSREMGAVLKEGIE